A genome region from Phycisphaeraceae bacterium includes the following:
- a CDS encoding ABC transporter ATP-binding protein, protein MSEAAASNHGGAASRVRLLWARLGPERRLYLLGAASAVVAGIVAYGVPLGVQSAIAGAFERRGTEMGEGTDEALSTSARMTMALLGGQEAVAREPWRVGLFVALSAALAGGLLWLKGWCVAHASQRAIRRLRQELHEHLHRLPAAFFRKHESGDLLQRCTSDVDTVLSFMAMQVIEIVRCSSLLLAAIPIMLFTDAWMTVASLLLVPPITWFGLVFFHRVRHRFLAKDEAEGALTARAQENLNGIRVVRAFDRGDFERARFRKANAIHRDLDRGLFRLFAIFWSASDLLCLLQLGIVIGLGLWRVSEGTLSVPDYAFFLIAVNLWLWPFRMMGRILADLGKATVSIDRLDMILREPEETSPTAPLAPPPEPLKGALRFDRVGFRHDAKSAPALDDVTFEIAPGETVALMGPSGSGKSTLIDLLLRLADPDRGTISLDGVDIGRLPRAWVRSRISSVLQQPFLFSRSIRENLVIAAPQADEHSIHAAAADAALQTTIERFEQGYDTIVGERGITLSGGQRQRLAIARALLRDAPVLILDDALSAVDNETEREIVGAIRARHGRRTTIVIAHRISTLTLADRVVVLERGRVVDIGRADELRQRPGLFRRLWEVHAEVEREAASGLAGGPAAHDRKGARP, encoded by the coding sequence ATGAGCGAGGCGGCCGCATCCAATCACGGCGGCGCCGCGTCTCGCGTGCGTCTCCTCTGGGCGCGGCTCGGACCCGAGCGACGGCTCTACCTCCTGGGCGCCGCGTCGGCAGTCGTGGCCGGCATCGTCGCCTACGGCGTGCCGCTGGGAGTGCAATCGGCCATCGCCGGCGCGTTCGAGCGCCGCGGCACCGAGATGGGCGAGGGTACCGACGAAGCGCTCTCGACCAGTGCCCGCATGACCATGGCGCTTCTGGGAGGCCAGGAAGCGGTCGCGCGCGAGCCGTGGCGCGTCGGTCTCTTTGTCGCGCTCTCGGCGGCGCTGGCCGGAGGCCTTCTCTGGCTCAAGGGGTGGTGTGTCGCCCACGCGAGCCAGCGAGCGATCCGGCGTCTCAGGCAGGAGCTGCACGAACACCTTCATCGACTGCCGGCCGCCTTCTTCCGCAAGCACGAGAGCGGCGACCTGCTGCAACGCTGCACTTCCGATGTCGACACCGTCCTCTCCTTCATGGCGATGCAGGTGATTGAGATCGTCCGTTGCAGCAGCCTGCTGCTCGCTGCGATTCCGATCATGCTCTTCACCGATGCGTGGATGACCGTCGCGTCCCTGCTTCTGGTTCCGCCCATCACATGGTTCGGGCTCGTCTTCTTCCACCGTGTGCGCCATCGCTTTCTGGCGAAGGACGAGGCGGAGGGTGCGCTCACGGCGCGGGCCCAGGAGAATCTCAATGGCATCCGCGTCGTCCGCGCCTTCGATCGCGGCGACTTCGAACGAGCACGCTTCCGCAAGGCGAACGCCATCCATCGCGATCTCGATCGGGGGCTCTTCCGTCTCTTTGCGATCTTCTGGTCGGCCAGTGACCTCCTCTGCCTGCTCCAACTCGGCATCGTGATCGGGCTCGGCCTGTGGCGCGTGTCCGAGGGGACACTCTCGGTGCCCGACTACGCCTTCTTCCTGATCGCGGTCAACCTCTGGCTCTGGCCCTTCCGCATGATGGGACGAATCCTCGCGGACCTCGGCAAGGCGACGGTGTCGATCGATCGCCTCGACATGATCCTGCGCGAGCCCGAGGAGACTTCGCCCACGGCGCCTCTCGCGCCGCCTCCGGAGCCGCTGAAGGGCGCGTTGCGCTTCGACCGCGTGGGCTTCCGGCACGATGCGAAGTCGGCGCCGGCTCTTGATGATGTCACCTTCGAGATTGCGCCCGGAGAGACCGTCGCGCTCATGGGCCCTTCGGGATCCGGGAAGAGCACACTCATCGATCTCCTCCTGCGACTGGCCGATCCAGACCGCGGCACCATCTCGCTCGACGGCGTCGACATCGGGCGTCTGCCGAGAGCATGGGTCCGAAGCCGGATCTCCAGCGTGCTCCAGCAGCCGTTCCTCTTCTCCCGTTCGATCCGAGAGAACCTCGTCATCGCCGCGCCGCAGGCCGACGAACACTCGATCCACGCGGCGGCGGCCGATGCAGCGCTCCAGACCACCATCGAGCGTTTCGAACAGGGGTATGACACGATTGTCGGCGAGCGAGGCATCACGCTCTCCGGTGGGCAGCGCCAGCGTCTCGCGATCGCGCGGGCGCTCCTTCGTGATGCCCCGGTCCTGATTCTCGATGACGCCCTCTCCGCCGTCGACAACGAGACGGAGCGCGAGATCGTCGGCGCAATCCGTGCGCGCCATGGCCGTCGGACAACCATCGTGATTGCCCATCGCATCTCGACCCTCACCCTCGCCGATCGCGTCGTGGTGCTCGAGCGCGGACGCGTGGTCGACATCGGCCGCGCCGACGAGCTGCGCCAGCGCCCCGGCCTCTTCCGACGACTCTGGGAGGTGCACGCCGAGGTCGAGCGCGAAGCAGCCTCCGGTCTCGCAGGTGGTCCCGCCGCGCACGACCGAAAGGGAGCGAGACCATGA
- a CDS encoding adenylate/guanylate cyclase domain-containing protein, giving the protein MAKGTTLNRPALIAALAVTALVLLLERLGSLASLEGALLDARFTYGRSAPRPISDRIVLVGIDDSSIEDVGRWPWPRSLQAKGIDEIRRAGAAVVAFDILYDAPSFAPDEDEALALAIERCQGVVGANSDPIDFVDGAWVNADQSTALGRLLALLGESAALPTEAAIRQASLDDKWSRRFTETPTRFRELAAWIRLGALRSAGTLPGSFEDFTRAIGIPDDFSGAAARIVAQRIWERDRAWQALAKWMPPASGPPSPKETPPILTIARRAGGVGMVFGEPDSDGQMRRVHPFITTPGGDCLQLGIAAAARFMQVDPQRVSVSSERVQVGDRGVPLLDGMIVVDWPTAMFTDRSALRGGGERRPAIPFGTLVRVAQIRDAAERNEAAWQALVPELAPLVQLPEESLRTLPLSTELRAKVLDEIDFFLGDDEAATTADGLDPTLEVPAKGKSDEESEEARGLYIARLLRAARELMDLIPTRREELAAAEAVQRQLLEGRIVFIGFVATAIAADQINSPFGYRTPGVYVHAAVANMALEGRGLRFAPAWSEPLATLLLGILSALAAARMTAGRGALASLGALVVYAAVAWTLFAPASLVIPMAGPIIGGFASWVAGVALVAVISQRERAKIIRQFRARVSSELVERLTGDPDALSVRGAEREITVLFGDLAGFTTLSEQLGGPQVVSTLNRYMGALTRGLTARRAYVNKFLGDGLLAFWSAFGAEPDQCSLAIESAGVCQQEVAQLGESPEFRERPRIRLRLGIATGRAVVGDCGAPPDLNDYTAIGDVVNLASRLESANKQFGTSVLIDGRTASAAGGSAKGSLLRLGRVVVVGQSVPVEIFTMVDPDFPETARCAVTAAVEVFERGERREAIAAWQEVERAGAPSMAKPFLAALADEEEPCDGVLRLRAK; this is encoded by the coding sequence GTGGCGAAGGGCACCACACTCAATCGGCCAGCGCTCATCGCAGCGCTTGCGGTGACGGCGCTGGTGCTGCTCCTCGAGCGCCTTGGCAGCCTCGCATCGCTGGAAGGGGCGCTGCTCGATGCCCGCTTCACCTATGGCCGCTCGGCGCCGCGTCCGATCTCCGATCGGATCGTGCTCGTCGGCATCGACGACAGCTCCATCGAGGATGTTGGTCGCTGGCCCTGGCCTCGTTCCCTTCAGGCGAAGGGCATCGACGAGATCCGGCGCGCCGGAGCCGCCGTGGTGGCCTTCGATATCCTGTACGACGCGCCGAGCTTCGCCCCGGATGAGGACGAGGCGTTGGCGCTCGCCATCGAGCGCTGCCAAGGGGTGGTCGGAGCCAACTCCGATCCGATCGATTTTGTCGACGGCGCGTGGGTGAATGCGGATCAATCGACGGCGCTGGGGCGATTGCTCGCGCTCCTTGGGGAGTCAGCGGCGCTCCCGACCGAGGCCGCCATTCGACAAGCAAGCCTCGACGACAAGTGGTCGCGGCGCTTCACGGAAACTCCGACTCGCTTCCGTGAACTGGCTGCGTGGATCAGGCTCGGGGCCCTGCGCTCCGCGGGCACTCTCCCGGGGAGCTTCGAGGATTTCACCCGGGCCATCGGCATTCCCGATGACTTCAGCGGCGCGGCGGCCCGGATCGTGGCGCAGCGGATCTGGGAGAGGGACCGCGCATGGCAAGCCCTTGCGAAATGGATGCCACCTGCCTCCGGGCCTCCATCGCCGAAGGAGACGCCGCCCATTCTCACCATTGCGCGCCGTGCAGGGGGCGTCGGCATGGTCTTCGGCGAACCGGACTCCGATGGCCAGATGCGGCGGGTCCATCCCTTCATCACCACGCCAGGAGGCGACTGCCTGCAACTCGGCATTGCCGCCGCCGCGCGCTTCATGCAAGTCGATCCGCAGCGGGTCAGCGTCAGCTCGGAGCGCGTGCAGGTGGGTGATCGAGGAGTCCCACTGCTCGACGGGATGATCGTCGTCGACTGGCCGACGGCGATGTTCACCGATCGATCGGCCCTTCGCGGTGGCGGTGAGCGACGACCCGCCATTCCCTTTGGCACGCTCGTGCGCGTGGCACAGATCCGTGACGCCGCGGAGCGCAACGAGGCCGCGTGGCAGGCCCTGGTCCCGGAGCTCGCGCCGCTCGTGCAATTGCCCGAAGAGTCACTACGGACCTTGCCGCTCTCCACGGAGTTGCGTGCGAAGGTTCTCGATGAGATCGACTTCTTCCTCGGTGATGACGAGGCGGCGACGACGGCCGACGGCCTTGACCCCACGCTCGAGGTGCCAGCCAAGGGCAAGAGCGATGAAGAGAGCGAGGAAGCGCGCGGGCTCTACATCGCCCGCCTGCTGCGGGCTGCACGCGAACTCATGGACCTGATCCCGACGCGGCGCGAAGAACTCGCCGCGGCCGAGGCGGTGCAGCGGCAGCTTCTCGAAGGTCGCATCGTGTTCATCGGCTTCGTGGCCACGGCCATCGCGGCGGATCAGATCAACTCTCCCTTCGGCTATCGAACGCCCGGTGTCTATGTCCATGCGGCGGTCGCGAACATGGCGCTTGAGGGCCGTGGGTTGCGCTTTGCTCCGGCGTGGTCGGAGCCGCTGGCCACGCTTTTGCTCGGCATTCTGAGTGCGCTCGCGGCGGCCCGGATGACGGCGGGGCGCGGGGCGCTCGCCTCGCTCGGCGCCCTTGTCGTGTATGCCGCGGTGGCGTGGACCCTCTTCGCTCCCGCCTCACTGGTGATCCCGATGGCCGGTCCGATCATCGGTGGCTTTGCAAGCTGGGTCGCGGGAGTCGCGCTGGTCGCGGTCATCAGTCAGCGCGAGCGAGCGAAGATCATTCGCCAGTTCCGAGCCCGAGTCTCCTCCGAGCTGGTCGAGCGCCTGACGGGCGACCCCGATGCCCTGAGCGTGAGGGGTGCCGAGCGCGAGATCACCGTGCTCTTCGGCGACCTCGCCGGATTCACCACGCTTTCGGAGCAACTCGGCGGGCCGCAGGTCGTCTCGACGCTTAATCGCTACATGGGCGCCCTCACGCGCGGTCTCACGGCGCGGCGCGCCTATGTCAACAAGTTCCTCGGTGATGGCCTGCTCGCCTTCTGGTCCGCCTTCGGCGCGGAGCCCGATCAATGCTCGCTGGCGATCGAGAGCGCCGGCGTCTGCCAGCAGGAGGTGGCGCAACTCGGTGAATCCCCGGAGTTCCGAGAGCGTCCTCGCATCAGGCTCAGGCTCGGCATTGCGACCGGCCGCGCCGTCGTTGGGGACTGCGGGGCGCCGCCTGACCTCAATGACTACACGGCGATCGGCGATGTGGTGAATCTCGCCTCGCGCCTGGAGAGTGCCAACAAGCAGTTCGGAACAAGTGTGCTCATTGACGGGCGAACCGCGTCGGCGGCCGGCGGGAGCGCGAAGGGGAGTCTCCTGCGCCTCGGCCGCGTGGTCGTGGTGGGCCAGAGTGTGCCCGTTGAGATCTTCACCATGGTGGACCCCGACTTCCCTGAAACCGCGCGTTGCGCCGTGACGGCTGCCGTCGAAGTCTTCGAGCGAGGTGAGCGCCGCGAGGCGATCGCCGCATGGCAGGAGGTCGAACGAGCGGGTGCGCCCTCGATGGCAAAGCCCTTTCTCGCCGCCCTCGCCGATGAAGAAGAGCCCTGTGACGGCGTGCTGCGCCTGCGGGCGAAGTGA
- a CDS encoding ABC transporter ATP-binding protein translates to MSGADDLDITGDDVDRLDWTLWRRLARRTLKYRGPLAGLISGGIGIAIIEGLRPLVNAALLNEVMEHGLTAKVAWLGALWLLLAAIFCAGVFSFIDAAGRLASGLAFDLREDAFGRLQQLPFAYFDRRPVGWLLSRLTSDCTRVSSIAPWVILDLFWASALMSAAIVAMLWMRPSLALVVLITVPVLIVSSFMFARIMVHSSRRSRRLNSILTANFAESIAGMRTTKALVRERQASEEFGAKADEMQLWSTRHALQGAIYTPVVSTITAIGVALAASVGGGLVGSGELSTGALIAFCQYALLFMYPAQDLAQRFADLLSAQAAAERVQSLIDTEPDICDSPEVVARIDMQRRSPVPGAADDGGPLNPGRIEFEGVSFHYVEGQPIIDDLSLVIEPGQTVALVGPTGGGKTTIASLLCRFYEPNSGRILLGGIDQRDRSLSWLHRSLGVVQQTPWLFNDTIAANIRFGRLDASMEEIIRAASRVGADRFVERLPGGWEFMVGEGGERLSQGQRQLVSLARTVLRDPSIFIMDEATSSVDAETERTIQAAIDEVLRGRISVVIAHRLSTVRRADRILFVAGGRVLEDGPHDLLMTIPEGHYRRLYLQQFEEERGASVLAG, encoded by the coding sequence ATGAGCGGCGCCGATGACCTGGACATCACCGGCGACGATGTCGATCGCCTCGACTGGACGCTCTGGCGGCGTCTCGCGCGGCGCACGCTCAAGTACCGCGGCCCGCTCGCCGGATTGATCTCGGGCGGAATCGGCATCGCCATCATCGAAGGGCTCAGACCACTGGTCAATGCGGCGCTCCTCAACGAGGTGATGGAGCATGGCCTGACGGCCAAGGTCGCCTGGCTCGGCGCCCTCTGGCTCCTACTCGCGGCGATCTTCTGCGCGGGTGTCTTCTCCTTCATCGATGCCGCGGGACGACTCGCCTCGGGTCTCGCCTTCGATCTCCGTGAGGACGCCTTCGGTCGCCTCCAGCAGTTGCCCTTCGCCTACTTCGACCGGCGCCCCGTGGGATGGCTCCTCTCGCGCCTGACGAGCGACTGCACGCGGGTGAGTTCGATAGCGCCGTGGGTCATTCTCGACCTCTTCTGGGCGAGCGCGCTGATGTCGGCGGCGATCGTCGCGATGCTCTGGATGCGCCCGAGCCTCGCGCTCGTGGTCCTGATCACCGTGCCGGTGCTCATCGTCTCCAGCTTCATGTTCGCTCGGATCATGGTGCACAGCTCGCGGCGATCGCGTCGCCTGAACTCGATTCTCACCGCGAACTTCGCCGAGTCGATCGCGGGCATGCGCACCACGAAGGCGCTCGTCCGCGAGCGCCAGGCCTCGGAGGAGTTCGGTGCGAAGGCCGATGAGATGCAACTCTGGAGCACGCGTCATGCCCTTCAGGGAGCCATTTACACCCCTGTCGTCTCGACGATCACCGCGATCGGAGTGGCGCTCGCGGCGAGCGTCGGCGGAGGCTTGGTTGGTTCCGGCGAGCTCTCGACCGGCGCGCTCATCGCGTTCTGCCAGTACGCCCTGCTCTTCATGTACCCCGCGCAGGATCTCGCCCAGCGCTTCGCCGATCTGCTCTCAGCGCAGGCGGCGGCGGAGCGTGTCCAGTCCCTCATCGACACCGAGCCGGACATCTGCGACTCGCCCGAGGTGGTCGCACGCATCGATATGCAGCGCCGTTCGCCCGTGCCCGGAGCGGCCGACGACGGCGGGCCGCTCAACCCCGGGCGCATCGAGTTCGAAGGCGTCTCCTTCCACTATGTCGAGGGCCAGCCGATCATCGACGACCTCTCGCTCGTCATCGAGCCGGGACAGACCGTGGCTCTCGTCGGTCCTACCGGTGGCGGGAAGACGACCATCGCCAGTCTCCTCTGCCGCTTCTACGAACCGAACTCCGGACGCATCCTGCTCGGTGGCATTGACCAGCGCGACCGCTCACTCTCGTGGCTCCATCGGAGCCTCGGCGTCGTGCAGCAGACACCCTGGCTCTTCAACGACACCATCGCCGCCAACATCCGCTTTGGTCGCCTCGACGCATCGATGGAGGAGATCATTCGCGCTGCTTCGCGCGTCGGCGCCGATCGCTTCGTCGAGCGACTTCCCGGAGGATGGGAGTTCATGGTCGGTGAAGGCGGCGAGCGCCTCTCGCAGGGCCAGAGACAACTCGTCTCACTCGCGCGGACGGTGCTGCGCGACCCCTCCATCTTCATCATGGATGAGGCGACGAGCTCCGTCGATGCGGAGACCGAGCGCACCATCCAGGCGGCCATCGACGAGGTCCTGCGCGGTCGGATCAGCGTGGTCATCGCCCATCGACTCTCGACGGTGCGTCGGGCCGATCGGATTCTCTTCGTGGCCGGCGGTCGTGTGCTCGAGGATGGCCCGCACGACCTGCTCATGACGATCCCCGAGGGGCACTACCGGCGACTCTATCTCCAGCAGTTTGAGGAGGAGCGCGGAGCCTCAGTTCTGGCCGGTTGA
- the eno gene encoding phosphopyruvate hydratase has protein sequence MSFTIVDIHARQVLDSRGNPTLECEVVLEGDASGHAIVPSGASTGEHEAVELRDGDRRKWLGKGVSKAVRHVNERISPALCGLDARDQPLIDQGLLALDGTPTKSRLGANALLGVSLAVAHAAAAACRLPLYRYLGGASARTLPAPMLNILNGGKHASNTVDFQEFMIQPVGFDDFGEALRAGVEVYHALASVLHERHLDTTVGDEGGFAPNLKANEEACELIALAVKRAGYDLGRQVVICLDPATSELANAAKKVKKRGYCFFKSDPKKILSSEEMVDLWEKWARRWPIASIEDGLAEDDWKGWRLLTERLGARVQLVGDDLFVTNPKFIERGVRDRCANALLVKVNQIGTLTETFEAMEIAHRAGWRCVMSHRSGESEDTTIADLAVATNCGQIKTGAPCRSDRNAKYNRLLRIAEDLGPAARYGGGSQRQR, from the coding sequence ATGAGCTTCACCATCGTCGACATTCACGCTCGCCAGGTGCTCGATTCTCGAGGCAACCCCACGCTCGAGTGCGAGGTGGTCCTTGAGGGTGACGCAAGTGGTCATGCGATCGTTCCCTCCGGCGCCAGCACGGGTGAACACGAGGCGGTCGAACTGCGCGACGGCGATCGTCGCAAGTGGCTCGGCAAGGGTGTGTCGAAGGCGGTTCGCCATGTGAACGAGCGGATCTCCCCCGCCCTCTGCGGACTTGATGCGCGCGATCAGCCGCTCATTGACCAGGGACTTCTCGCCCTCGATGGCACTCCCACCAAGAGCCGTCTCGGTGCGAACGCGCTCCTGGGAGTCTCTCTCGCCGTCGCCCACGCCGCAGCCGCTGCGTGCCGACTGCCGCTCTATCGCTATCTCGGCGGTGCGTCGGCGCGGACGCTCCCCGCGCCGATGCTCAACATCCTGAATGGCGGCAAGCACGCGTCGAACACCGTTGACTTCCAGGAGTTCATGATCCAGCCGGTCGGGTTCGACGACTTCGGCGAGGCGCTCCGCGCCGGCGTGGAGGTCTACCACGCGCTCGCCTCGGTGCTGCACGAACGGCACCTCGATACGACCGTCGGCGACGAGGGCGGCTTTGCACCGAACCTCAAGGCCAATGAAGAGGCGTGCGAGCTGATTGCGCTCGCGGTCAAGCGTGCCGGCTATGACCTCGGCCGCCAGGTGGTCATCTGCCTCGACCCCGCGACGAGCGAACTCGCCAACGCCGCGAAGAAGGTGAAGAAGCGCGGCTACTGCTTCTTCAAGAGCGACCCGAAGAAGATCCTCTCGAGCGAGGAGATGGTCGACCTCTGGGAGAAGTGGGCGCGCCGCTGGCCCATCGCGAGCATCGAGGATGGTCTCGCGGAGGATGACTGGAAGGGCTGGCGCCTGCTCACGGAGCGACTCGGCGCGCGAGTGCAGCTCGTCGGTGACGACCTCTTCGTGACCAATCCGAAGTTCATCGAGCGCGGTGTGCGCGATCGGTGCGCCAATGCGCTGCTGGTCAAGGTGAACCAGATCGGCACGCTGACCGAGACTTTCGAGGCGATGGAGATCGCCCACCGCGCCGGCTGGCGCTGTGTCATGAGTCATCGCAGCGGGGAGAGCGAGGACACGACCATCGCCGATCTCGCCGTCGCCACCAATTGCGGACAGATCAAGACCGGCGCCCCATGCCGCAGTGATCGCAACGCGAAGTACAACCGCCTGCTCCGGATCGCCGAGGACCTCGGTCCCGCGGCCCGATATGGCGGAGGAAGTCAACGGCAACGATGA
- a CDS encoding SpoIIE family protein phosphatase, which yields MPRPRQDTTGPDLSRLPAETVSKLLTVSRRLAESGDLESVLQLVIDALRDLLRAERATVFEYDGNTDELFTAVAHGIGDGTKASVLDGAPPPPTVIRIPAQRGIAGAAATSLQVVNIPDAYADERFNRSVDLATGFRTRTILAIPLIDHERNLVGVAQVLNKVDGAFDRADEIVAEGLAANAAVAIKRGRLMEDRLARDRMERDLLVARTIQQQTFPSDLPTISGFDIAATSVPADQCGGDAYDVLALRSGEVARPDEAPDAVQLLLADATGHGIGAALSSMQTRGMVRLGVRLGQSLARIAEETNGQLCEDLPGGRFVTAWLARIEPATGAVESFSAGQGPLLIYRRAADTFEVLATDGPPFGVFEWDDPVTVTSLTLDSGDMVLALTDGFYEAESPEGRQFGQEGVEAIVRSMANSSADALLRAIGDAVLEHTHHGPPADDRTGIILIRQPS from the coding sequence ATGCCCCGGCCACGACAGGACACGACGGGACCGGATCTCTCCCGGCTCCCGGCCGAGACCGTTTCGAAGCTGCTGACGGTCTCCCGTCGGCTGGCCGAGAGCGGCGACCTCGAGAGTGTCCTTCAACTGGTCATCGACGCGCTGCGCGATCTGCTGCGGGCCGAGCGGGCGACGGTCTTTGAGTATGACGGAAACACCGATGAGCTCTTCACCGCCGTGGCCCATGGCATCGGCGACGGCACCAAGGCGTCGGTGCTCGACGGTGCACCCCCGCCGCCAACCGTCATTCGCATTCCCGCCCAGCGCGGCATCGCCGGGGCGGCTGCGACCTCGCTTCAGGTCGTCAACATTCCCGACGCCTACGCCGACGAGCGATTCAATCGTTCGGTCGATCTCGCGACCGGATTTCGAACGCGCACCATACTCGCCATTCCGCTGATTGATCATGAGCGCAACCTGGTCGGGGTGGCGCAGGTGCTGAACAAGGTGGATGGCGCCTTTGATCGGGCCGATGAAATCGTCGCCGAGGGCCTTGCGGCCAACGCGGCGGTGGCGATCAAGCGAGGGCGCCTCATGGAGGATCGCCTCGCCCGAGATCGCATGGAACGCGATCTGCTCGTGGCCCGCACCATTCAGCAGCAGACATTTCCGAGCGATCTTCCGACGATCTCCGGCTTCGACATTGCTGCGACGAGCGTGCCCGCGGACCAGTGCGGAGGCGATGCGTACGATGTGCTCGCACTGCGCAGCGGAGAGGTGGCGCGTCCCGATGAGGCGCCCGATGCGGTGCAGCTCCTTCTCGCCGATGCGACAGGTCACGGCATCGGTGCTGCGCTGTCGAGCATGCAGACGCGCGGCATGGTGCGACTCGGCGTGCGCCTCGGGCAGTCTCTCGCGCGGATCGCGGAAGAGACCAACGGCCAGCTCTGCGAGGATCTTCCCGGCGGGCGATTTGTGACCGCCTGGCTCGCGCGGATCGAGCCCGCCACGGGAGCCGTCGAGAGCTTTTCCGCAGGGCAGGGTCCGCTTCTCATCTATCGCCGCGCCGCCGACACCTTCGAGGTGCTGGCGACCGACGGTCCGCCCTTCGGCGTCTTCGAGTGGGACGATCCCGTCACGGTCACGAGCCTGACTCTCGATTCCGGTGACATGGTGCTCGCGCTGACCGACGGCTTCTATGAGGCCGAGTCACCCGAGGGACGCCAGTTCGGACAGGAGGGCGTCGAGGCGATCGTCCGGAGCATGGCGAACTCCAGCGCCGATGCGCTTCTCCGCGCGATCGGAGATGCCGTCCTCGAGCACACCCACCACGGTCCACCTGCGGATGATCGCACCGGCATCATCCTGATCCGCCAGCCGAGCTGA